One Saccharospirillaceae bacterium genomic window, TCTGACAGAGGTATACAGTATTGCTCAGAAGAGTATCAAAAACTCCATAGAAAACATGATGTACAGTGCTCAATGACAGATGGCTACGACTGCTATCAAAACGCCCTTGCAGAGCGGATAAACGGTATTCTTAAAAATGAATACTTACTCCATAAGCCAAGAGATTTAGAAGAAGCGAGAAAGATGGTTGCAGAGTCAGTAGCAATCTATAATGGTAGGCGGCCACATCTGGCCCTTAAATACAAAACGCCCGATGAAATACATCGGGCGTTTTAACCGAAATAAGTGTCAACCTATTTCAGGACTAGTCAAGCCTATCTGCTGTTGCCGTGGCGGTGAACCCGGGGTGATGTCAGTATCGCAGGCCATCCCTATCAGGCTGGCGGCCGATGAGATGTGGACGTTGATATCGTAAACGGCGCTCCCCGCCACGTTCAGGTACGGTAAGTAGTCACAGTAGAAACAACACAGGTTGTCCATACACGTTCATTCCGCGACGTCCTGCCACCCCAGTAAATTTCGCCCTACAGTAACATCACATTTCCCAGCACGAGGTTACCCTTATGAGAAAGCACCGTACTCCAGAACAGTGGCAGACCCTGGTTGATCAGCAGCGCGCCTGCGGCTTGTCAGCGCCGCAGTTTTGTAAACAGGAGGAGATCGGTTGCGCCAGCTTCTGTAACTGGCGCAAGCGCCTGTCCGATCCGTCGACTGATGAGTCGTCAGGTCCCGGTGAAGCCGGTTTTCTGGATCTCTCGTCGTTGATGAGCAACTCTCCATCCTCCGGCCCAGGCTGGAACATTGTGCTTAGCCTCGGCAACGGCGTGGAACTGCGGCTGAGCCAGAACGGATGATCGGGCTCGATAGCCAGGCGCGCATCTGGCTGTGCACCGAGCCCACCGGCATGCGCAAATCATTCGGGGGCTTGAGCGCCCTGGTCCGGAATCAGTTGAAGCACGACCCACTTAGCGGCCAGTATTTTGTCTTCGTCAACCGTCGAAAGACTCAGATGAAGATGCTGTACTTTACCGCCACCGGTTATTGCCTGTGGGCCAAGCGCCTGGAGCAGGGACAGTTCCGGGTG contains:
- the tnpB gene encoding IS66 family insertion sequence element accessory protein TnpB (TnpB, as the term is used for proteins encoded by IS66 family insertion elements, is considered an accessory protein, since TnpC, encoded by a neighboring gene, is a DDE family transposase.) translates to MIGLDSQARIWLCTEPTGMRKSFGGLSALVRNQLKHDPLSGQYFVFVNRRKTQMKMLYFTATGYCLWAKRLEQGQFRVPLSASGQRALTLTDLQLLIDGIEVQKCRQFKRFRGV
- a CDS encoding IS66 family insertion sequence element accessory protein TnpB, with protein sequence MRKHRTPEQWQTLVDQQRACGLSAPQFCKQEEIGCASFCNWRKRLSDPSTDESSGPGEAGFLDLSSLMSNSPSSGPGWNIVLSLGNGVELRLSQNG